The window GTTGGGCCGTTATGGAATGGGAATGCTGTATAAAAAATCAAGAAGATGGAGCTCGCGAGGGTTCAGAATTTATCAAAAATCATATTATTAATGTAACCGATAAAGCTTTTGATGATTTTGCAGCATCAGGTAGTGATGGCGCTTTCAACAAAAAAATATTAGGTATTTAAAATTAACAAAACACACAAAATGAAAAGGACAATTTTAGCTTTAGGCGCTGTAGTAATCTTTATGGCGTCTTTTTCGAAAGCAGATTTAGCGAAAGAGAAAAGTAAATCAGTAGAAACAACCTCAATAACAAACCACGTTTTTCAACAAACGCCTGGTGAAAAACTGATTAACAAATCTGATTGTATTGGTTGCCATAATAAAACAAATAAAATTATAGGCCCAGCATATGTAGATATTGCAAAGAAATATCCTGCTACAGAGAAAAATATAAATTACTTGGCAGATAAAATTATTAAAGGTGGAACAGGGGTTTGGGGTACTATGCCAATGACCGCACATGCCTCTCTTAAACCAACCGATGCAAAATTAATGGTAAAATACATCCTATCGCTTAAAAAATAAGCGAAGGATTTTTAAACTAAACCAAATAAATAATATGAAAACAGAGCAAGACAATAAAAACACGAGTAACCGCCGTGATTTTATTAAAACCAGTGCTATTGCAGCTGCTGCATTTATGATCGTGCCTCGCCATGTTTTAGG is drawn from Pedobacter mucosus and contains these coding sequences:
- a CDS encoding c-type cytochrome yields the protein MKRTILALGAVVIFMASFSKADLAKEKSKSVETTSITNHVFQQTPGEKLINKSDCIGCHNKTNKIIGPAYVDIAKKYPATEKNINYLADKIIKGGTGVWGTMPMTAHASLKPTDAKLMVKYILSLKK